One Mycolicibacterium goodii genomic region harbors:
- a CDS encoding MFS transporter: protein MVDARAPIALWRSLRAMVEFRRLLELRAVSQFGDGLFQAGLAGAILFNVERAAGPWQIAGSFAVLFLPYSALGPFAGALLDRWDRRLVMIGANLGRLLLVLLAGVLLAFGAGDLPILCCALIVNGFTRFVSSGLSAALPDVVPRQQVVTMNSVATATGAAAAFMGANFMLLPRWLFGADDTGASVVIFIVLIPVALALWLSVRFGPHVLGPHESKRAIHGSVAYAVSTGWLHGARTVLGVRTVAATLGGLAAHRMAFGINTLIVLVLVRHTDTPTEVAGVGLGTAVVFVGATGAGTFLATLVMPAVVARFGRYMTANGALVFAALVQAVAISLHLPVLLVCGFLLGAAGQFVKLCADSAMQIDVDDALRGHVFTVQDALFWMSFVCAIAVAAFVIPPDGHAPGLVAAGSVIYLAGLGLHAFVASPRRT, encoded by the coding sequence GTGGTTGACGCTCGCGCGCCCATCGCCTTGTGGCGTTCGTTGCGGGCCATGGTCGAGTTCCGCCGGCTGCTCGAGCTGCGCGCGGTCAGCCAGTTCGGTGACGGTCTCTTCCAGGCCGGGCTGGCCGGGGCGATCCTGTTCAACGTCGAGCGCGCCGCCGGTCCGTGGCAGATCGCCGGATCGTTCGCCGTGTTGTTCCTGCCGTACTCGGCGCTCGGGCCGTTCGCCGGTGCACTGCTGGACCGCTGGGACCGGCGGCTGGTGATGATCGGGGCGAACCTCGGGCGGCTGCTGCTGGTGCTGCTCGCCGGCGTGTTGCTGGCATTCGGCGCGGGCGATCTGCCGATCCTGTGCTGCGCGTTGATCGTCAACGGTTTCACCCGGTTCGTGTCGTCGGGCCTGTCGGCCGCACTGCCCGACGTCGTTCCACGGCAACAGGTGGTGACCATGAACTCGGTGGCCACCGCGACCGGTGCCGCCGCGGCGTTCATGGGCGCCAACTTCATGCTGTTGCCGCGGTGGCTGTTCGGCGCCGACGACACCGGCGCCTCGGTGGTCATCTTCATCGTGCTGATCCCGGTCGCGCTCGCGTTGTGGCTGTCGGTGCGGTTCGGGCCCCACGTGCTGGGCCCCCACGAGAGCAAGCGCGCGATCCACGGGTCGGTGGCCTACGCCGTGTCGACCGGATGGCTACACGGTGCCCGTACGGTGCTGGGGGTCCGCACGGTCGCCGCGACACTCGGCGGGCTGGCGGCGCATCGCATGGCATTCGGCATCAACACGTTGATCGTGCTCGTGCTGGTCCGCCACACCGACACCCCGACCGAGGTGGCGGGGGTCGGGCTCGGGACCGCCGTGGTGTTCGTGGGCGCCACCGGGGCCGGAACATTCCTGGCGACGTTGGTGATGCCCGCCGTGGTCGCGCGCTTCGGGCGCTACATGACCGCCAACGGTGCCCTGGTGTTCGCCGCGCTCGTGCAGGCGGTCGCGATCAGTCTGCACCTGCCCGTGCTGCTGGTGTGCGGGTTCCTGCTGGGCGCCGCCGGTCAATTCGTGAAACTGTGCGCCGATTCGGCGATGCAGATCGACGTCGACGACGCGCTGCGCGGGCACGTGTTCACCGTGCAGGACGCACTGTTCTGGATGTCGTTCGTGTGCGCGATCGCCGTGGCGGCGTTCGTGATCCCGCCCGACGGGCACGCTCCCGGCCTGGTGGCGGCCGGTTCGGTGATCTATCTGGCCGGCCTCGGCCTGCACGCGTTCGTGGCCTCCCCGCGGCGTACCTGA
- a CDS encoding TIGR03084 family metal-binding protein, which produces MATAEPIVADLRAESDSLDALVADLPEPAWATATPAVGWTIAHQIAHLLWTDRMALLAITDEAGFADAVAQAATNPMGFVDDGADELAATPVPRLLADWRATRNRLHDALPAVADGRKLPWFGPPMSAASMATARLMETWAHGLDVADALGTVRPATDRLRSIAHLGVRTRDFAFTLHGLTPPAEPFRVELLSPSGDLWVWGPEQAAQRVTGAAEDFCLLVTQRRARTALAVRATGADAETWLTIAQAFAGPPGPGRG; this is translated from the coding sequence ATGGCGACAGCCGAACCGATCGTGGCCGACCTGCGGGCCGAGAGCGACTCCCTCGACGCGCTGGTGGCCGATCTGCCCGAACCGGCGTGGGCCACCGCCACCCCGGCTGTCGGCTGGACCATCGCCCACCAGATCGCACACCTGCTGTGGACCGATCGGATGGCGCTGCTGGCGATCACCGACGAGGCGGGCTTCGCCGATGCGGTCGCGCAGGCCGCCACCAACCCCATGGGATTCGTCGACGACGGCGCCGACGAGCTCGCCGCGACCCCGGTCCCGCGGCTGCTCGCCGATTGGCGCGCGACCCGCAATCGGCTGCACGACGCGCTGCCGGCCGTGGCCGACGGCCGCAAGCTGCCGTGGTTCGGGCCACCCATGAGCGCGGCGTCGATGGCCACGGCCCGCCTCATGGAGACCTGGGCGCACGGTCTGGACGTCGCCGACGCGCTCGGGACCGTGCGGCCCGCGACCGATCGTCTACGCTCGATCGCCCACTTAGGCGTTCGGACACGCGATTTCGCGTTCACACTGCACGGGCTGACCCCGCCCGCCGAGCCGTTCCGGGTCGAGTTACTGAGCCCGTCCGGTGACCTGTGGGTGTGGGGACCGGAACAGGCCGCACAGCGCGTCACGGGTGCGGCCGAGGATTTCTGCCTGCTGGTGACCCAGCGTCGTGCACGCACGGCGTTGGCGGTGCGCGCGACGGGCGCCGACGCCGAGACGTGGCTGACCATCGCGCAGGCGTT
- a CDS encoding YqgE/AlgH family protein yields the protein MAQSEDPEDFIAPAAHRVRPGTLLLANTDLLEPTFRRTVIYVIEHNSGGTLGVILNRPSETAVYNVLPQWAEITARPKTMFIGGPVKRDSALCLATLRVGMQADDADGLRHVQGRVVMVDLDADPEELAPVVEGVRIFAGYSGWTTGQLDGEIERDDWIVLSALPSDVLIEPRIDLWGRVLRRQPLPMSLLATHPIDVSRN from the coding sequence GTGGCGCAGTCAGAGGATCCGGAGGATTTCATCGCCCCTGCGGCCCACCGGGTGCGTCCGGGGACACTGCTTCTCGCGAACACCGATCTGCTCGAGCCGACGTTCCGCCGCACGGTCATCTACGTCATCGAGCACAATTCGGGCGGCACGCTCGGGGTGATCCTCAACCGGCCCAGTGAAACCGCGGTGTACAACGTCCTGCCGCAGTGGGCGGAGATCACCGCGAGACCCAAGACGATGTTCATCGGCGGCCCGGTCAAGCGGGATTCGGCGCTGTGCCTGGCGACGTTGCGGGTCGGCATGCAGGCCGACGACGCCGACGGGTTGCGCCATGTGCAGGGCCGCGTGGTGATGGTGGATCTCGACGCCGATCCAGAAGAACTCGCGCCGGTGGTCGAGGGCGTGCGGATCTTCGCGGGGTATTCCGGCTGGACCACGGGGCAGCTGGACGGCGAGATCGAGCGAGACGACTGGATTGTGCTGTCGGCCTTGCCTTCCGATGTGCTCATCGAGCCGCGGATCGATCTGTGGGGACGTGTGCTGCGACGTCAGCCGCTGCCGATGTCCCTGCTGGCGACCCACCCCATCGACGTGAGCCGCAACTAG